The Castanea sativa cultivar Marrone di Chiusa Pesio chromosome 11, ASM4071231v1 genome contains a region encoding:
- the LOC142614441 gene encoding protein DETOXIFICATION 43-like: MAESENSCAVPAEKNWKKLPVFVFFNDARSVFKLDMLGWEILGIAFPAALAVAADPIASLIDTAFIGHIGPVELAAAGVSIALFNQASRITIFPLVSITTSFVAEEDTVAGRASIKAAEKGSNDDDDDDDVLEDMEKGEAGKKAKNLEKSSSKNSENEVAETNENMEKVEGMEDGGETEYAKAETSAGKACMQENTLEDMENDADAKTNAKDSKLETDFNKTIGGKKNKTKIKREKRHIASASTALLFGVILGLIQAVVLVFAAKPLLKVMGVKDSSPMLIPALKYLKLRSLGAPAVLLSLAMQGIFRGFKDTKTPLYVIVFGYTTNIIMDPIFIFVMKLGIRGAAIAHVLSQYLICAILLLILMRKVYLLPPSLKTLQFSRFLKNGGLLLLRVVAVTFCVTLAASLAARLGATPMAAFQTCLQVWLTSSLLSDGLAVAGQAILACAFAEKDLKKATAIATRVLQMSFVLGVGLALVVGIGLYFGAGIFSRDVNVLHLIKIGLPFVAATQPINSLAFVFDGVNFGASDFAYSAYSLLLVAVASIASLFVLYRSNGFVGIWIALTIYMFLRAFVGIWRMGTGTGPWRFLRNPSWK, encoded by the exons ATGGCTGAGAGTGAAAATTCGTGTGCAGTACCGGCAGAGAAAAATTGGAAGAAGTTGCCtgtctttgttttctttaacGATGCAAG AAGCGTTTTTAAGTTGGATATGCTTGGCTGGGAGATTTTAGGCATTGCATTCCCTGCTGCCCTTGCTGTAGCTGCTGATCCCATTGCTTCTCTGATTGATACAGCATTCATTGGTCATATTG GACCTGTGGAACTGGCTGCTGCAGGAGTTTCTATTGCTTTGTTCAATCAAGCTTCAAGGATTACCATATTCCCACTGGTTAGTATCACAACTTCTTTTGTAGCTGAGGAAGATACTGTTGCTGGAAGAGCCAGCATTAAAGCAGCAGAAAAGGGctctaatgatgatgatgatgatgatgatgtgctTGAGGACATGGAGAAAGGTGAAGCTGGAAAAAAGGCTAAGAACTTGGAAAAGAGTTCATCGAAAAACAGTGAAAATGAAGTTGCAGAAACAAATGAGAACATGGAAAAGGTTGAGGGTATGGAAGATGGTGGGGAAACTGAATATGCCAAAGCTGAAACCAGTGCAGGGAAAGCGTGTATGCAGGAAAACACACTTGAGGATATGGAAAATGATGCAGACGCAAAGACTAATGCAAAAGACTCAAAGCTAGAAACTG attttaataaaacaattgGTGGCAAAAAAAATAAGACCAAAATCAAAAGGGAGAAGAGGCATATTGCTTCAGCATCAACAGCTCTACTTTTTGGCGTAATTCTTGGCCTCATTCAAGCTGTAGTCCTTGTATTTGCAGCCAAACCACTCTTGAAGGTGATGGGTGTAAAAGAT aGTTCTCCCATGCTAATCCCAGCACTTAAGTACTTGAAATTACGATCACTCGGTGCTCCTGCAGTTCTTCTATCCTTGGCCATGCAAGGGATCTTTCGAGGGTTTAAGGATACAAAAACTCCTCTATATGTCATTG TTTTTGGATATACAACAAACATCATTATGGACCCGATATTCATCTTTGTCATGAAATTAGGCATCAGAGGTGCAGCAATTGCTCATGTTCTTTCTCA GTACTTGATTTGTGCAATCCTCTTGTTGATATTAATGAGAAAAGTCTATCTCCTACCTCCAAGTCTTAAGACTTTGCAGTTTAGTCGGTTCCTTAAAAATG GTGGTCTGCTTTTATTAAGAGTTGTAGCTGTCACATTCTGTGTAACCTTGGCAGCTTCATTGGCTGCACGGCTAGGTGCAACACCCATGGCTGCATTCCAGACTTGTTTACAGGTCTGGTTGACATCATCACTTCTCTCAGATGGCTTGGCTGTTGCTGGACAG gCAATTCTAGCTTGTGCTTTTGCTGAGAAAGACCTTAAGAAGGCAACAGCTATTGCAACCCGGGTATTACAG ATGAGTTTTGTTCTTGGGGTGGGGCTTGCTCTTGTTGTTGGAATTGGTCTGTACTTTGGAGCTGGGATCTTTTCAAGAGACGTCAATGTTCTGCACCTTATAAAAATAGGACTCCCG TTTGTCGCTGCTACACAACCGATAAATTCATTAGCTTTTGTCTTTGATGGAGTGAACTTTGGAGCATCTGATTTTGCATATTCAGCATACTCATTG CTTCTTGTGGCTGTAGCAAGCATTGCATCCTTATTTGTTCTATACAGAAGCAACGGATTTGTAGGAATCTGGATTGCTCTAACCATTTATATGTTTCTGCGTGCATTTGTTGGTATTTGGAG GATGGGCACTGGAACAGGACCATGGCGTTTTCTCAGGAACCCATCATGGAAGTAG